One genomic segment of Profundibacter amoris includes these proteins:
- the ypfJ gene encoding KPN_02809 family neutral zinc metallopeptidase produces MKWQGRRGSRNIEDRRRMSVGKTAGVGGIGALVIVLIGAFMGVDVSSLLNNPTISGGQIQTGAGGELTEADKRAGQFVSVTLADTEEIWDSIFREQVGKPYKPVTLVLFKGATQSACGGANGATGPFYCPGDKKVFLDTAFFSTLARQMGAKGDFAAAYVVAHEVAHHVQDELGILSKANQIRRQVSTEKSNAISVRIELQADCYSGIWARHAKERFGSIERGDIAEAMNAAKQIGDDTLQRNAGRRVMPHTFTHGTSEQRQRWFRTGFESGDLATCDTFGTDNL; encoded by the coding sequence ATGAAGTGGCAGGGACGTCGGGGAAGCCGAAATATCGAGGATCGTCGCAGGATGTCGGTGGGCAAAACCGCCGGGGTTGGCGGGATCGGGGCGCTGGTCATTGTGTTGATCGGGGCGTTCATGGGGGTCGATGTCAGCAGCTTGTTGAACAACCCCACCATCTCGGGCGGGCAGATCCAGACAGGGGCGGGTGGCGAGTTGACCGAAGCCGACAAGCGGGCGGGGCAGTTTGTCTCTGTCACCCTTGCCGATACCGAAGAAATCTGGGACTCGATTTTTCGTGAACAGGTTGGCAAGCCTTACAAGCCGGTCACTCTGGTTTTGTTCAAGGGGGCGACACAGTCGGCCTGTGGCGGTGCCAATGGCGCTACTGGCCCGTTCTATTGCCCCGGCGACAAAAAGGTGTTTCTGGATACCGCGTTCTTTTCGACCCTTGCCCGCCAGATGGGCGCCAAGGGGGATTTTGCCGCGGCCTATGTGGTGGCACACGAGGTGGCACACCATGTGCAGGATGAATTGGGTATTCTAAGCAAGGCAAACCAAATTCGCAGACAGGTCAGCACCGAGAAAAGCAATGCGATTTCGGTTCGGATCGAACTTCAGGCCGATTGCTATTCCGGTATCTGGGCGCGGCACGCCAAGGAACGGTTCGGTTCAATCGAGCGGGGCGACATCGCCGAGGCGATGAATGCCGCCAAGCAGATTGGCGACGATACATTGCAACGCAATGCCGGCCGGCGGGTGATGCCACATACCTTTACCCATGGCACCTCGGAACAACGCCAACGTTGGTTCCGCACCGGATTTGAAAGTGGTGATCTGGCAACCTGTGATACCTTCGGGACGGATAATCTCTAG
- a CDS encoding YqaA family protein: protein MIRRLYNWTLALADSPYALWALAFVAFLESSVFPIPPDIIMIPMILARPSRAFLIAAVALVASVTGALLGYYIGASLFDVVGKPMLEFYGKTDAAEQFNQRFQDWGAWAVLIAGVTPFPFKVITIMSGWTGLNLGVFIVSSIIARGLRFFIVAALLWKFGAPIRDFIERRLGLMFTLFVVLLLGGFYLVKYI, encoded by the coding sequence ATGATCAGGCGACTTTACAACTGGACTTTGGCGCTGGCTGACAGCCCCTATGCGCTGTGGGCGCTGGCGTTCGTGGCGTTTTTGGAAAGTTCAGTCTTTCCGATTCCGCCCGATATTATCATGATCCCGATGATCCTTGCCCGCCCCAGCCGCGCCTTTCTGATTGCAGCTGTGGCACTGGTGGCTTCGGTGACCGGCGCGTTGCTGGGCTATTATATCGGTGCCAGCCTGTTTGACGTGGTTGGTAAACCGATGCTGGAATTCTATGGCAAAACGGACGCGGCCGAACAGTTCAACCAGCGTTTTCAGGACTGGGGCGCTTGGGCGGTGCTGATCGCCGGTGTAACACCGTTCCCGTTCAAGGTGATCACCATCATGTCGGGCTGGACGGGGCTGAACCTGGGGGTTTTCATCGTCTCGTCCATCATCGCGCGGGGTTTGCGGTTCTTTATCGTCGCGGCCCTTTTGTGGAAATTCGGCGCACCAATTCGTGACTTTATTGAACGGCGGTTAGGACTTATGTTCACCCTATTCGTCGTTCTGCTTTTGGGCGGCTTTTATCTGGTGAAATACATATGA
- a CDS encoding disulfide bond formation protein B produces MTRNNLIILAAGGSLALLLGAFAFQYLGGMAPCKLCIWQRWPHGVAVAAGLLALMMRGKFWPLVGMLGAATTGAIGIYHTGVERRWWEGPTSCTSSGTSGMSADDLLEQIMAAPLIRCDEVPWELFTLSMATWNAIISFGLAAIWLMAWKRS; encoded by the coding sequence ATGACACGCAATAATCTGATTATCCTGGCCGCTGGCGGCTCTTTGGCCCTGTTACTCGGGGCCTTTGCCTTTCAATATCTCGGCGGCATGGCGCCTTGCAAACTGTGCATCTGGCAACGCTGGCCGCACGGGGTGGCTGTTGCAGCCGGCCTGCTGGCGCTGATGATGCGTGGAAAGTTCTGGCCACTGGTCGGGATGCTGGGCGCGGCCACAACGGGGGCGATCGGTATCTACCACACCGGGGTTGAACGCCGCTGGTGGGAAGGCCCGACATCCTGCACCTCGTCCGGCACATCGGGCATGTCGGCTGACGATCTGCTGGAACAGATCATGGCCGCCCCCCTGATCCGTTGTGACGAAGTGCCATGGGAATTGTTCACCCTGTCGATGGCCACATGGAACGCGATTATTTCCTTTGGACTGGCCGCAATCTGGCTGATGGCTTGGAAACGTAGCTAG
- a CDS encoding RES family NAD+ phosphorylase, whose protein sequence is MKLPPVTTIRQLDTHHLVPSKYSEGGDSVLARIADDDAHLADIFDLDHATNERLQAENNLLPGIGIDELVFGVPHYRMVNAAFCHAAPTGARFNGPDRGAWYAGFEIEVSQAEVAFHKALELAEVDWWQQSVTYDDYLADFGGDFLDIRGQGDFADCLSADSYVASQTLAEHLLAEGAAGVLYPSVRTKGDCIACFRPAMVGNVRKGPTYRFTWDGAPVPVISQE, encoded by the coding sequence GTGAAACTGCCGCCGGTTACGACAATCCGCCAATTGGACACGCACCATCTGGTGCCCTCGAAATACAGCGAGGGCGGCGACAGCGTGCTGGCGCGGATTGCCGATGATGACGCGCATCTGGCCGATATTTTCGATCTGGACCACGCAACCAACGAGCGTTTGCAGGCGGAAAACAACCTGTTGCCCGGCATCGGCATTGACGAACTGGTGTTCGGGGTGCCGCATTACCGGATGGTGAACGCCGCCTTTTGCCATGCCGCCCCGACGGGTGCGCGGTTCAACGGACCGGATCGCGGGGCGTGGTATGCGGGGTTTGAAATCGAGGTCTCGCAAGCCGAGGTGGCGTTCCACAAGGCGCTGGAACTGGCCGAGGTGGACTGGTGGCAGCAAAGCGTGACCTATGACGATTATCTGGCCGATTTCGGCGGGGATTTTCTCGACATTCGCGGGCAGGGTGATTTTGCCGATTGTTTGAGCGCGGACAGCTATGTGGCCTCGCAAACGCTGGCGGAACATCTGCTGGCAGAAGGGGCGGCGGGGGTGCTGTACCCGTCGGTGCGCACAAAGGGCGATTGCATCGCTTGTTTCCGCCCTGCGATGGTCGGGAATGTGCGTAAAGGGCCGACATACCGGTTCACCTGGGACGGGGCGCCGGTGCCGGTGATCTCGCAGGAATAA
- a CDS encoding MbcA/ParS/Xre antitoxin family protein, with product MALTLVAPQPKYTDAPLIDLTDRDMRERLSDGAVRAFFNIMDAWKISDTQAMSLLGGMSNGAFYTLKKGGGKRLDEDRIRRISYLVGIFKALNILYDQDLADRWITLPNSNRIFAGKAPLDYMLRGGLPAFQTVRRLLDARRGGR from the coding sequence ATGGCACTGACCCTTGTCGCCCCGCAACCCAAATACACGGACGCCCCGCTGATTGACCTGACCGATCGCGACATGCGCGAACGGCTGTCGGATGGCGCGGTGCGGGCGTTTTTCAACATCATGGACGCTTGGAAAATCAGTGACACGCAGGCGATGTCCTTGCTGGGGGGCATGTCGAACGGGGCGTTCTACACGCTGAAAAAGGGCGGTGGCAAACGGCTGGACGAGGACCGGATCAGGCGGATTTCCTATCTGGTAGGCATCTTTAAGGCGCTGAATATCCTTTATGATCAGGATCTTGCCGACAGGTGGATCACGCTGCCCAACAGCAACCGGATTTTCGCAGGCAAAGCGCCGCTTGATTACATGCTGCGCGGTGGCCTGCCCGCATTTCAAACCGTGCGCCGGCTGCTGGATGCGCGGCGGGGCGGGCGGTGA
- a CDS encoding Lrp/AsnC family transcriptional regulator, whose translation MDNTDQKLIAALRRDSRAPLSSLAVELGLSRTTVRSRIERLIERGEILGFTLRLKSDIAHAPVRGMMMLAIEGRGAEKIMHRLLGIAAVQAVHSTNGKWDLIAEIGTDTLEELDKVLFDIRRIDGVMRSETNLLLSTREGKG comes from the coding sequence ATGGACAATACCGATCAAAAGCTGATTGCCGCCCTGCGCCGCGATTCCCGGGCGCCGCTGTCCAGTCTGGCGGTGGAACTGGGCCTGTCGCGCACCACCGTGCGCAGCCGGATCGAACGCCTGATTGAGCGGGGCGAAATTCTGGGGTTCACCTTGCGCCTGAAAAGCGACATCGCCCATGCCCCCGTGCGCGGCATGATGATGCTGGCGATCGAGGGGCGCGGGGCGGAGAAGATCATGCACCGCCTGCTGGGAATCGCGGCGGTGCAGGCGGTGCATTCGACCAATGGCAAATGGGATCTGATCGCCGAAATCGGCACGGACACGCTGGAAGAACTGGACAAAGTGTTGTTCGATATCCGCCGGATTGATGGGGTGATGCGCAGCGAAACCAATCTGTTGTTATCGACGCGCGAGGGGAAGGGTTGA
- the rocF gene encoding arginase: MRNITLIGAPVDSGKRRRGCLMGPDAMRTAGLEQAITGLGHSITDIGNLAPARVDIPEDDNIHALAETVGWTQTLMQAAQNAMTDSLPIFLGGDHALSLGSVAGVAAHAAQVDRPLFVLWLDAHSDFHTPKTTASGNLHGTPLGYVTGLPGFDAFPPLPAIVPMNNICLIGLRSVDPAEQAALVENNIRSVDMRAIDEGGIKRPLEAFLDDVSRANGLLHVSLDVDFLDPAIAPAVGTTVPGGATFREAHLVMEMLHDSGLVTSLDLVELNPFLDDRGQTAKLMVDLTASLLGRRVFDRPTRSY; encoded by the coding sequence ATGCGAAATATCACCCTGATCGGGGCGCCCGTGGACAGCGGCAAGCGCCGCCGCGGCTGCCTGATGGGACCGGATGCCATGCGCACCGCCGGTCTGGAACAGGCCATCACCGGCCTTGGCCACAGCATCACCGACATTGGCAATCTGGCCCCTGCCCGCGTGGACATTCCCGAGGATGACAATATCCACGCCTTGGCCGAAACCGTGGGCTGGACCCAGACCCTGATGCAGGCCGCGCAGAACGCGATGACCGACAGCCTGCCGATATTCCTTGGCGGCGATCATGCGCTTTCGCTGGGATCGGTGGCCGGTGTCGCCGCCCATGCCGCACAGGTCGATCGCCCGCTGTTTGTGCTGTGGCTGGACGCCCACAGCGATTTTCACACGCCAAAAACCACCGCCAGCGGCAATCTGCACGGCACGCCGCTGGGCTATGTCACCGGCCTGCCCGGTTTTGATGCCTTCCCGCCGCTGCCAGCCATTGTGCCGATGAACAACATCTGCCTGATTGGCCTTCGCTCGGTCGATCCGGCGGAACAGGCGGCGCTGGTGGAAAACAACATCCGCAGCGTCGACATGCGCGCCATTGACGAAGGCGGCATCAAACGCCCGCTCGAGGCATTCCTTGACGATGTTTCCCGCGCCAACGGGTTGCTGCATGTATCCCTGGACGTTGATTTCCTTGACCCCGCCATCGCGCCGGCCGTCGGCACCACCGTTCCGGGCGGCGCCACTTTCCGCGAGGCCCATCTGGTGATGGAGATGCTGCACGACAGCGGGTTGGTGACATCGCTGGATCTGGTCGAGCTGAACCCCTTTCTGGACGATCGCGGCCAGACCGCAAAACTGATGGTGGACCTGACCGCATCCTTGCTTGGCCGCCGCGTCTTTGACCGCCCCACACGGAGTTACTGA
- a CDS encoding ornithine cyclodeaminase — translation MTIPAPSKLAYVPFVSVDNMMKLVHHIGVEQVLADLARYIQDDFARWELFDKTPRVASHSTEGVIELMPTSDGEVYGFKYVNGHPANMKKGLQTVTAFGLLADVASGYPVMLSEMTILTALRTAATSAMVAKHLAPKGAKTLAMIGNGAQSEFQALAMKTVCGIENLRLYDIDPAATAKCKANLAGSGLNITACPSPEAAIEGAQIITTCTADKQYATILTDNMVGAGVHINAIGGDCPGKTELHRDILLRSDIFVEFPEQTRIEGEIQQLEADYPVTEIWQVINGTAKGRTSDAQITLFDGVGFAIEDFSALRYVHDQLQDGNFYQDLDMVADPDDPRDLFGMLQRAKGGK, via the coding sequence ATGACAATCCCCGCCCCCTCGAAACTGGCCTATGTGCCGTTTGTGTCTGTCGATAACATGATGAAGCTGGTGCATCACATCGGCGTTGAGCAGGTGCTGGCCGATCTGGCCCGCTATATTCAGGATGATTTCGCCCGCTGGGAATTGTTCGACAAAACCCCGCGCGTGGCGTCGCATTCCACAGAAGGCGTGATCGAACTGATGCCCACATCGGATGGCGAAGTATACGGGTTCAAATACGTCAACGGCCACCCAGCAAACATGAAGAAAGGGCTGCAAACCGTTACAGCCTTTGGTCTATTGGCGGATGTGGCCAGCGGTTATCCGGTGATGCTGTCGGAAATGACCATCCTGACAGCGCTGCGCACGGCGGCAACATCGGCGATGGTGGCCAAACATCTGGCGCCCAAGGGGGCGAAAACACTGGCGATGATCGGCAATGGCGCGCAAAGCGAATTTCAGGCGTTGGCGATGAAAACCGTCTGCGGCATCGAAAACCTGCGCCTATACGATATCGACCCCGCTGCCACCGCCAAATGCAAGGCCAATCTGGCCGGTAGCGGGCTGAACATCACCGCCTGCCCCAGCCCCGAAGCGGCGATTGAAGGCGCACAGATCATCACCACCTGCACCGCCGACAAACAATACGCCACCATCCTGACCGACAACATGGTCGGCGCGGGTGTGCATATCAATGCGATTGGCGGTGATTGCCCCGGCAAAACCGAACTGCACCGCGATATCCTGCTGCGCAGCGATATTTTTGTCGAGTTCCCCGAACAAACCCGCATAGAAGGCGAAATCCAGCAGTTGGAGGCCGATTACCCCGTAACCGAGATCTGGCAAGTGATCAACGGCACTGCCAAGGGCCGCACATCCGATGCCCAAATCACCCTGTTTGACGGTGTCGGCTTTGCGATCGAGGATTTTTCCGCCCTGCGCTATGTGCATGACCAGTTGCAGGATGGCAATTTCTATCAGGATCTGGATATGGTCGCCGACCCCGACGATCCGCGTGATCTGTTCGGCATGTTGCAGCGCGCAAAAGGCGGGAAATAG
- the gyrA gene encoding DNA gyrase subunit A, producing MNDTPETPENEEENQTPAYVYDGPSISITSEMKTSYLDYAMSVIVSRAIPDLRDGLKPVHRRILYAMYEGGNTADKPYRKSARAVGDVMGKYHPHGDSAIYDALVRMAQDFSMSLPLLDGQGNFGSMDGDNAAAMRYTEVRLDKPSAFLTADIEKDTVDFQDNYDGKDQEPTVLPARYPNMLVNGAGGIAVGMATNIPPHNLGEVIEATLALIENPDLTTEELIEYVPGPDFPTGGIMLGRSGARKAYLEGRGSVIIRAKTRTEEIRKDRYAIVIDEIPYQVNKASMIEKIAEQVREKRIEGVSHVQDESDRNGVRVVVELKRDATSEVVLNQLFRFTPMQTSFGCNMLALNGGRPETLTLRRFLTLFITFREEVVARRTAYELRKARERSHILCGLAVAVSNVDEIVATIRSSADPAEAREKLMTRRWPAGDILEYIALIDDPTHKANDDGTYNLSETQARAILELRLQRLTAMGVKEVTDELQTLAAAIREYLDILRSRDRIMAIIADELREVKEKFAVDRRTTIVDWSGDMEDEDLIEKEDMVVTVTSGGYIKRTPLADFRAQKRGGKGLAGMQTKEEDVITNLFVANTHTQLLFFTTEGMVYKLKTWRLPQGGRTAKGKAIVNILPIPAGVSVAAIMPVDADEKDWGDLQIFFATDAGDVRRNALSDFTNVRANGKIAMKLPEGVELVNARICTEDDDVMLFTAGGRAIRFPTTAVRVFKGRDSTGVRGIRLKDGEKVVSMSIIRHFEASSEERIAYLKMRRALAGADDTEVETEEEGEGAITQERFEEMQAIENLILTITSGGSGKLSSSHDYPVRGRGGMGVAAMDKAMRGGDLVASFAVEMEDQIMLATSKGQSIRCPVNGISFRSRSAGGVKVFDTAKGEVVVSVAWIAERDEDDTEEAEE from the coding sequence GTGAACGACACCCCGGAAACACCAGAAAACGAAGAAGAAAACCAGACTCCGGCATATGTGTATGACGGCCCTTCGATCTCGATCACCTCCGAGATGAAAACATCCTACCTCGACTACGCGATGAGCGTGATCGTTTCGCGGGCGATTCCCGACCTGCGCGACGGGTTGAAACCGGTGCACCGGCGCATTCTTTATGCAATGTACGAGGGCGGCAATACGGCCGATAAACCCTACCGCAAATCGGCCCGCGCGGTGGGTGACGTGATGGGTAAATATCACCCGCACGGCGATAGCGCGATCTATGACGCGCTGGTGCGGATGGCGCAGGATTTCTCGATGTCGCTGCCGCTTCTGGATGGTCAGGGCAACTTTGGCTCGATGGATGGCGATAACGCCGCCGCGATGCGTTATACCGAGGTCCGGCTGGACAAACCCTCGGCCTTTCTGACCGCCGATATTGAAAAAGACACGGTCGATTTTCAGGACAATTACGACGGCAAGGATCAGGAACCCACCGTCCTGCCCGCCCGTTACCCCAATATGCTGGTCAACGGTGCCGGCGGTATTGCGGTTGGCATGGCCACCAACATCCCGCCGCACAATCTGGGCGAGGTGATCGAGGCCACCTTGGCGCTGATCGAAAATCCCGATCTGACCACGGAAGAACTGATTGAATACGTCCCCGGCCCCGATTTCCCGACCGGCGGCATCATGCTGGGGCGCTCGGGCGCGCGCAAAGCCTATCTTGAAGGGCGCGGCAGCGTCATCATACGCGCCAAAACCCGCACCGAGGAAATCCGCAAGGACCGTTACGCCATCGTCATCGACGAAATCCCCTATCAGGTGAACAAGGCGTCGATGATCGAAAAGATCGCCGAACAGGTGCGCGAGAAACGCATCGAAGGTGTGTCCCACGTTCAGGATGAATCCGATCGCAACGGCGTGCGTGTGGTGGTCGAGCTGAAGCGCGATGCCACCTCCGAAGTGGTGCTGAACCAGTTGTTCCGCTTTACCCCGATGCAAACCAGTTTCGGTTGCAACATGCTGGCGCTGAACGGCGGACGGCCCGAAACCTTGACCCTGCGCCGCTTCCTGACCTTATTCATTACCTTCCGCGAAGAAGTGGTCGCACGCCGCACCGCCTATGAACTGCGCAAGGCCCGCGAGCGCAGTCATATCCTGTGTGGTCTGGCCGTGGCGGTGTCCAACGTCGATGAAATCGTTGCCACCATCCGGTCATCCGCCGACCCTGCCGAGGCGCGCGAGAAACTGATGACGCGCCGCTGGCCGGCCGGCGATATTCTGGAATATATCGCGCTGATTGACGATCCGACCCACAAGGCCAATGACGATGGCACCTACAACCTGTCCGAAACACAGGCCCGCGCCATTCTGGAACTGCGCCTGCAACGGCTGACGGCGATGGGTGTCAAGGAAGTCACCGACGAGTTGCAAACGCTGGCCGCCGCCATCCGCGAATACCTTGATATCCTGCGCTCGCGCGACCGGATCATGGCGATCATCGCGGATGAGTTGCGCGAGGTGAAGGAAAAATTCGCCGTGGACCGCCGCACCACCATCGTTGACTGGTCCGGTGATATGGAAGACGAAGACCTGATCGAAAAGGAAGACATGGTCGTTACCGTCACATCCGGCGGCTATATCAAACGCACCCCGCTGGCCGATTTCCGCGCCCAAAAACGCGGCGGCAAGGGGCTGGCCGGTATGCAGACCAAAGAAGAGGATGTGATCACCAACCTTTTCGTCGCCAACACCCATACGCAGCTGTTGTTCTTCACCACCGAAGGCATGGTTTACAAGTTGAAAACATGGCGCTTGCCACAGGGCGGGCGCACCGCCAAAGGCAAGGCGATCGTCAACATCCTGCCGATCCCCGCAGGTGTTTCCGTGGCCGCGATCATGCCGGTGGATGCGGATGAAAAGGACTGGGGCGATCTGCAGATTTTCTTTGCCACCGACGCCGGTGACGTGCGCCGCAATGCGCTGTCCGATTTCACCAACGTGCGCGCCAACGGCAAAATCGCCATGAAACTGCCCGAGGGCGTGGAACTGGTCAACGCCCGCATCTGCACCGAAGACGATGATGTGATGCTGTTCACCGCCGGTGGCCGCGCCATCCGTTTCCCCACCACCGCCGTGCGGGTCTTCAAGGGCCGCGACAGCACCGGCGTGCGCGGGATCAGGCTGAAAGACGGCGAAAAGGTTGTCTCGATGTCGATCATCCGCCATTTCGAAGCCTCGTCCGAAGAACGCATCGCTTACCTGAAAATGCGCCGTGCGCTGGCGGGGGCTGATGACACCGAGGTCGAAACCGAAGAAGAAGGCGAAGGCGCCATCACCCAGGAACGGTTCGAGGAAATGCAGGCCATTGAAAACCTGATCCTGACCATCACCTCGGGCGGCTCGGGCAAACTCTCGTCCAGCCACGACTACCCCGTGCGCGGACGCGGCGGCATGGGCGTTGCGGCAATGGACAAGGCCATGCGCGGCGGCGATCTTGTCGCCTCCTTCGCGGTGGAAATGGAAGACCAGATCATGTTAGCCACCTCCAAAGGCCAATCCATCCGCTGCCCAGTCAACGGCATCTCGTTTCGCTCGCGCTCTGCCGGCGGGGTCAAGGTGTTTGACACAGCCAAAGGCGAAGTTGTGGTCTCGGTTGCATGGATCGCAGAACGCGACGAGGATGACACGGAAGAAGCCGAAGAATAG
- the trmFO gene encoding methylenetetrahydrofolate--tRNA-(uracil(54)-C(5))-methyltransferase (FADH(2)-oxidizing) TrmFO has translation MTDTLHIIGGGMAGAEAAWQAANMGVPVVIHEMRPKVKTFAHRTGNLGEMVCSNSFRSDDDESNAVGLLHWEMRTAGGIIISSADQHALPAGSALAVDRDPFSETVTKRLLDHPLITLDSNEITELPMDGNWIIATGPLTSSALGQSIAAHTGADALAFFDAIAPIVYAESINMDTCWMQSRYDKGDTDEERKAYLNCPMDKQQYEAFIDALLAADKTEFHEGETAGYFDGCLPIEVMAERGRETLRFGPMKPVGLTNPHRPDDKPYAVVQLRRDNALGTLYNIVGFQTKMKHGAQTEVFRMIPGLENASFARLGGIHRNTFINSPTLLDHQLRLKSRPNIRFAGQITGVEGYVESAAMGLLAGRMAAGEILGRLVETPPLDTAMGALVNHITGGAAAKTFQPMNVNFGLFQPIDAKHGRKNRKTRYKAYTDRAKAAWQEWLDAQKPTA, from the coding sequence ATGACCGACACACTCCACATCATTGGCGGCGGCATGGCCGGCGCCGAGGCCGCATGGCAAGCCGCAAATATGGGCGTGCCTGTGGTGATCCATGAAATGCGCCCGAAGGTGAAAACCTTTGCCCACCGCACCGGTAATCTGGGGGAAATGGTTTGTTCCAATTCCTTTCGCTCGGACGATGACGAATCCAACGCCGTCGGCCTGCTGCACTGGGAAATGCGCACAGCGGGTGGCATCATCATCAGCAGCGCCGATCAACACGCCCTGCCCGCCGGATCGGCCCTTGCGGTGGACCGCGACCCGTTTAGCGAAACCGTCACCAAACGCCTGCTGGACCATCCGCTGATCACCCTTGATAGCAATGAGATCACCGAATTGCCCATGGACGGCAACTGGATCATCGCCACAGGCCCGCTGACCTCATCCGCTCTGGGCCAATCCATCGCCGCCCACACCGGCGCCGATGCGCTGGCGTTTTTCGACGCCATCGCCCCCATCGTCTATGCTGAAAGCATCAACATGGACACCTGCTGGATGCAGTCACGTTACGATAAAGGCGACACCGATGAAGAGCGCAAAGCCTATCTGAACTGCCCGATGGACAAGCAGCAATACGAGGCCTTTATCGATGCCCTGTTGGCCGCCGACAAAACCGAATTCCACGAGGGCGAGACTGCCGGATACTTTGACGGCTGCCTGCCGATCGAGGTGATGGCCGAGCGGGGGCGCGAGACCCTGCGCTTTGGCCCGATGAAACCGGTTGGCCTGACCAACCCGCACCGCCCCGATGACAAACCCTATGCCGTGGTGCAATTGCGCCGCGATAACGCCTTGGGAACGCTGTATAATATCGTCGGCTTTCAGACAAAAATGAAACACGGCGCCCAGACAGAAGTGTTCAGAATGATCCCCGGTCTGGAAAACGCCAGCTTTGCCCGTCTGGGCGGTATCCACCGCAACACATTCATCAATTCGCCCACCCTGCTGGATCATCAACTGCGCCTGAAATCCCGCCCCAACATCCGTTTCGCGGGGCAAATCACCGGCGTTGAGGGCTATGTTGAATCCGCCGCGATGGGCCTGCTGGCGGGTCGTATGGCCGCCGGTGAAATACTGGGCCGCCTCGTGGAAACCCCGCCGCTGGATACCGCGATGGGGGCTTTGGTGAACCACATCACCGGTGGCGCAGCGGCCAAGACCTTCCAGCCGATGAACGTCAACTTCGGTCTGTTTCAGCCGATAGATGCAAAACACGGACGCAAGAACCGCAAGACCCGTTACAAAGCCTATACCGACCGCGCCAAAGCGGCGTGGCAGGAATGGCTGGACGCGCAAAAACCCACCGCCTAA
- the gluQRS gene encoding tRNA glutamyl-Q(34) synthetase GluQRS, whose amino-acid sequence MRTRFAPSPTGPLHLGHAYSALLAFDMAQAAGGAFLLRIEDIDQSRARPQWEAQIYDDLHWLGLDWPEPVMRQSDRMPSYRQALAKLDAMGLLYRCTCNRRDIEAAVSAPQEGVEPAFGPDGLIYPGTCRNAGHTDSNAAFRLNMAKTCDLLGNPVLEFSETGPAHKGSHRITPDDLINRIGDIVLARRDMGTSYHLSVVLDDAAQEITDVIRGEDLFEATKIHVLLQALLDLPTPAYHHHRLIRDEAGKRLAKRDDARAIAKYRADGASPADIRRMLALPRT is encoded by the coding sequence ATGCGCACCCGTTTTGCCCCGTCCCCCACAGGCCCGCTGCATCTGGGCCACGCCTATTCTGCCCTGCTGGCCTTTGACATGGCGCAGGCGGCGGGCGGCGCATTCCTGTTGCGGATCGAGGACATAGACCAAAGCCGCGCCCGCCCGCAGTGGGAGGCACAGATCTATGACGATCTGCACTGGCTGGGGCTTGACTGGCCAGAACCGGTGATGCGCCAGTCAGACCGGATGCCGTCCTACCGGCAGGCCCTTGCAAAACTGGACGCCATGGGACTGCTCTATCGCTGCACCTGCAACCGCCGCGATATCGAGGCCGCTGTTTCCGCCCCACAAGAAGGCGTTGAACCCGCCTTTGGGCCGGACGGGCTGATTTATCCTGGCACATGCCGGAATGCGGGTCACACGGATAGCAACGCCGCCTTTCGGCTGAATATGGCCAAAACCTGTGACCTGCTGGGCAATCCGGTGCTCGAGTTCAGCGAAACCGGCCCCGCGCACAAAGGCAGTCACCGGATTACCCCTGATGATCTGATCAATCGCATTGGCGACATCGTTCTGGCCCGCCGCGATATGGGGACCTCTTATCATCTGTCCGTGGTGCTGGATGACGCGGCGCAGGAAATCACCGATGTAATCCGTGGGGAAGACCTGTTCGAAGCCACCAAAATCCACGTCCTGTTGCAAGCCTTGTTAGACCTGCCCACCCCCGCCTATCATCACCACCGTCTGATCCGTGACGAGGCGGGCAAACGGCTGGCAAAACGCGACGACGCCCGTGCCATCGCCAAATACCGCGCGGATGGCGCAAGCCCTGCGGACATCCGCCGTATGCTGGCGCTGCCCCGCACCTGA